From the Helianthus annuus cultivar XRQ/B chromosome 17, HanXRQr2.0-SUNRISE, whole genome shotgun sequence genome, the window atggcaagatttcaaaccttttggacctAGATTcggaaaaacaaacttttggacgaaagtcgcaaaactggccaaaccttagggacgaaaatggcatttacTCCTTGATCAAAAATAAAAACGTGTCAAACGAGATGAGATTTACGGttaataaaatacaaaaaaaagtgTATAAAATAAGTACCTGCACCGAAACTAACTGATGTCAGCTTTGCTTCATGATACAAGAACTCTTTTACGCTATTTATCTGTATATTCTCAAGCACCTCAAACCATATTTCTTCGACTTCTTGCTGATACAAGCCTTCTTTCATTTTCGTTTGAATTCCACTAGAACTTTCACCCGTTTTTAACAAACCCCTTTGAATCTCGCTTGTCTCACCATGCGCAAAGTTACTTTTGTGAGACCCATCTCTCGTACCGCCATTGTCAAACCCCAACTGACTGCGATAAGTGCTAGCATCCACAGACGACGTTGGTAACACATACTGCTGATCAGGAGCAAGCTGCAACAAAGCGGCGGTCAACCAAGTCAACTTGTCGTTTGACATTCTGAGCTGCTTTTCTGCTTCGGATAACGTCTTCAATGCTAACCGCAGCTTCTCCATATCTTCTTTAGATACTGGAAGGACTAAATATGTTAAAAGGCAAAAAAGAGTGGCTTTTTGAAATCTTGGAAGAGAAAGAAAAGTCAAACTTACGCTCTCGTTGTCTAAAGAACTTCCTTTTGGTCCTTTGTTTCATGAAATTATAACTACCCGCAAGAATATCGGTTACTACGGTTGCAAGTTGTGACATTAAAGCTAACGGCTCAACACCCAACTCCATAATTTCTCTTAAATGTTTCACGGTATTTACTGTATCTGCTGATAATGCGAAATCGAGTAGGTCAACTAATTTGTCATCCGATATAAGTCCAACCTGTTTAGTGAGGTGCATACATTATTATGAGGGGTGATGTGTAAAATGCTAACATGGATGAATGGTTTTTGTTAGATGTGGCAAAATGAGTTGACTATGTGGGTCGGGTAAACCGTCAAAACGAGTCAAGTTATATTTTTGGCCTTTATAAATTattaaaagagtaaaatgccatttttgtcgctgaggtttggccagttttgcgacttttgttcaaaggtttgtttttccgcatctggatccaaaaggtttgaaatcttgccattttcatctagctcgttaactccatccatttttctccgtttaGTCTGgagtattttcgtcttttttgttaacttaaagggcaattcggtcgtTTTCACTTTATGCACAAGCATTTAGCATAGGGTACAAgtattcaaatttcaaaatacCCTTAAGgaaaaaaaagacgaaaatacccctgcttaacggagaaaaattgatggagttaacgagccagatgaaaatggcaagatttcaaaccttttggatccagaggcggaaaaacaaacctttggacgaaattCACGAAACTaggcaaacctcagggacgaaaatggcattttactcttattaaaacaatattattacaaaaataatcttactttttgtaaaaattgattCAGGGGAGGTTGATATCTACTGAACACGATGCAGATGATTttcgacccgttttgacccgattcctatttagtcaaatgctttggtatgacCCACTATAAGAGATAAAACATAGCCCAAACCGACCAGATTAAGTATAAACAGGCCTAAAGTGCCGTATGTAGTTTCTATATGGTTTCTGAAAGTTGGatgatatttaattatttatttcaaTTTATGATTATACTTATAAAAGAATAAAAGATGGATACAAACCAGTTCTTGAACAAGCGGAACAGATATTCTTTGCCCGAGTAGACTCAGCTGCTCGAGTGTCATTTCCGCGTCCCTTAACGAACCGTTAGATCTCGAAGCTATTAGCTTTAATGCATCTTTATCGATTTCAAGATCTTCTTTGGTTGCAACCCATTGTAACGTATAGATAATATCCGCATCTTTCAACTTCGGAAAGAAGAACTTCTGACACCTGGAAATGATTATATGCGGCAAAACGTCAAGACTCGAATTGACTAAAACGAAAACCATACGCCTTGGAGCGCGATCGATAACCTTAGATATAGCACTCCAGCATTCAGGAGGCAACGTATCGCAATCATCGATTATGAACACTTGGTACTGTGACAGTAGCGGAGAAACAATCATGTTTTCTATAAGTTTTATAATACTTTTATATCCAAGATTATTCATGGGACCCACTTCGCGAACGCTCCGATTCTTTCCCATGTCATGTGCTACACAAGAATTGCAATACCCGCACGGTTTTGGATGATCCAAAGACTGACAAGTTAAGGCCCGGGCGAATATACGCGCACACGAGGTCTTCCCGGTGCCATGAGGCCCGTAAAATACATAAAGCAGCCCGACTTTCTTTTTTGCAATTGCGTTTGAGAGAGCTTGTACTGCCAAATTCTGTCCCACTAGATCCCGAAATGTTTTCGGCGTGTACTTTTGAGTGAGGTTTTGGTGCGGAGTATCGCCACGCGATCGTCTATGGTGACCCGATCGGGCTTCTGACGCAAGATCCGAGTCAATTTCACTATTTAACAACTTATCTGCGTAAAGACCCAATTCACCAGAATAATCATGCACCCATGCTGCGGGATTTTCTCGACTTTCTTGAGAACCGTCCATTAATAAAGGAAGCGATTCACTGTTTGTAGATGAAGAATCGTGATCAGACATAACGGGCATTTGACTAGAGTCCCGTTGAGTTTGACCGCCTCTTTTAGACCTTGAATCAGATAAACCACATGACAGACTTCTTCCTGCAATATCGAGAAACGACTTCCCCCGATCATGCATTCTTGACCAATTAAACGGAATCCCACGACTGTTTTTTGAACCCTCGGTGACATTTTGTTGACCACCGTAATCAACTTGTGACACAAAATTAGATGCCATGGACGTCTCGGTTATCGGTACCCGCGAAACTCGCCTTCCACTTCTAAATTTTCGCCTTTTGACCCGACTATGTAAACGATTGTGTGATGAAGCTACATTGTCACTACCGATCGGGATTACTTGCTGAGAAATGGCATTGACATGATCCTCTTGTTTATGTTTATC encodes:
- the LOC110925918 gene encoding protein STICHEL-like 3; this encodes MTGVVRDRILKDANGNIRDHLRNHIHLTNCIHVKNHMHKTSPMMTDRSLIRDLVVLQRSRSLRDPSMSPPPFPSSPALDPLPKRAEKDGGAGGGRRRSVGLSANLSSNVGTGDEVHRRIKKEESSRRSFKDDSRLDAATLASDIYPGSSDDKHKQEDHVNAISQQVIPIGSDNVASSHNRLHSRVKRRKFRSGRRVSRVPITETSMASNFVSQVDYGGQQNVTEGSKNSRGIPFNWSRMHDRGKSFLDIAGRSLSCGLSDSRSKRGGQTQRDSSQMPVMSDHDSSSTNSESLPLLMDGSQESRENPAAWVHDYSGELGLYADKLLNSEIDSDLASEARSGHHRRSRGDTPHQNLTQKYTPKTFRDLVGQNLAVQALSNAIAKKKVGLLYVFYGPHGTGKTSCARIFARALTCQSLDHPKPCGYCNSCVAHDMGKNRSVREVGPMNNLGYKSIIKLIENMIVSPLLSQYQVFIIDDCDTLPPECWSAISKVIDRAPRRMVFVLVNSSLDVLPHIIISRCQKFFFPKLKDADIIYTLQWVATKEDLEIDKDALKLIASRSNGSLRDAEMTLEQLSLLGQRISVPLVQELVGLISDDKLVDLLDFALSADTVNTVKHLREIMELGVEPLALMSQLATVVTDILAGSYNFMKQRTKRKFFRQRELSKEDMEKLRLALKTLSEAEKQLRMSNDKLTWLTAALLQLAPDQQYVLPTSSVDASTYRSQLGFDNGGTRDGSHKSNFAHGETSEIQRGLLKTGESSSGIQTKMKEGLYQQEVEEIWFEVLENIQINSVKEFLYHEAKLTSVSFGADPTVQLMFTSHVTKSKAEKFKTYILKAFENVLGSPVTIEIRSELRKETRDSYQDAYAKRRSEIVEVDASPREPKAKMHNDTKNSSVGLQRRLGEQSQSRSLVRGKVSLADVIQHAESKRNGWSTRKAVSIAEKLEQENLRMEPRSRSLLCWKASRVARRKVSRSKVRRQKSRALLRFVLCSRCISTRSPR